Proteins co-encoded in one Apis mellifera strain DH4 linkage group LG15, Amel_HAv3.1, whole genome shotgun sequence genomic window:
- the LOC100577797 gene encoding small integral membrane protein 8 — protein MNKKSKKVIPGDGLRSLKSTMLFRAINYELYVKPNKIIMIFGTIAMFGCVGYIVYMQHNSNNTKYYSVINSNETIDLKKKTSKWTI, from the exons atgaataaaaaaagcaaGAAAGTAATACCAGGTGATGGTTTACGATCTTTAAAGAGTACAATGTTATTTCGCgcaattaattatgaattatatgttaaaccg aataaaataataatgatttttggaACAATTGCAATGTTTGGTTGTGTAggatatattgtttatatgcaacataattctaataatacaaaatactattctgtaattaattctaatgaaacaattgatttaaaaaaaaaaacatcaaaatggacaatataa
- the LOC551413 gene encoding U3 small nucleolar ribonucleoprotein protein IMP3 has protein sequence MLRSYKYLTFFVIKTKYINRCRLSICYSLYSLYVIIIIWLTIMVRKLKYHEQKLLKKVDFISWEADNNLHEIKILKRYRIQKREDYTKYNKLAREIRELGKKIKEIDPEHPFRIEQSALLLEKLYMMGLIATKWDLSLTQKVSASSFCRRRLPVVMVRNKMSQNLKMAIQFIEQGHVRVGTEVVKDPAFLITRNLEDFVTWVDTSAIKIHVLEYNDARDDFDMA, from the exons ATGTTACGATCTTACAAATACCTAACCTTCTTTGttatcaaaacaaaatatataaatagatgcaGGTTAAGTATATGTTAtagtttatattctttatacgtgataataattatttggttGACAATTATggtacgaaaattaaaatatcatgaaCAGAAATTGCTAAAAAAAGTTGATTTTATATCATGGGAAGCAGATAATAATTtgcacgaaataaaaattttaaaacgttatcgaatacaaaaaagagaagattatACGAA atataataaattggcaCGAGAAATTCGTGAATTaggcaaaaaaattaaagaaattgacCCAGAACATCCATTTCGAATAGAGCAGAGTGCATTATTattagagaaattatatatgatggGACTTATAGCAACAAAATGGGATTTGTCTTTAACACAAAAAGTGAGTGCTAGTTCATTTTGTAGAAGACGTTTGCCAGTTGTTATGGTACGAAATAAAATGagccaaaatttaaaaatggctATACAATTCATAGAACAAGGTCATGTTAGAGTTGGTACAGAAGTTGTAAAAGATCCagcatttttaataacaag aaatctgGAAGATTTTGTTACTTGGGTAGACACATCAGCTATTAAAATACATGTATTAGAATACAATGATGct agAGATGATTTTGATATGGcataa
- the LOC411897 gene encoding phosphoglucomutase isoform X2, which translates to MQEHYTENFIQAILQALGDKLFGSTLVVGGDGRYYVKEAVEKIIKIAAANGVKKLIIGQNGILSTPAVSTIIRKYKTLGGIVLTASHNPGGPDADFGIKFNCENGGPAPDYVTNKIYDITKVLKNYKTIPDISIDISKIQSTIIQVDGNSFIIDIIDSVNDYLEHMKNIFDFSSIKTLLQGSNDRPPFKVLINAMNGVTGPYVKRIFSELGVDNSSIVNAIPLEDFGGLHPDPNLTYAKDLVNAMKNGPYDFGAAFDGDGDRNMILGKKAFFVTPSDSLAVLAANLNTIPYFKKTGIKGYARSMPTGAAIDRVAAKNGIKFYEVPTGWKYFGNLMDAGFLSLCGEESFGTGSDHIREKDGIWACLAWLSIIASLGKSVEDILLNHWQIYGRNFFTRYDYENCDSEAANRMMQHIESEIQKPEFINSKLISENKVYIVRLSDNYSYIDPVDGSQASKQGLRILFQDGSRIIYRLSGTGSSGATIRVYVDSYEDDPTSLNKDAQEILKPLVTIALKISNLREFTGRDAPTVIT; encoded by the exons ATGCAAGAACATtatacagaaaattttattcaagcaATATTACAAGCCCTTGGAGACAAATTATTTGGTAGTACATTAGTTGTGGGTGGTGATGGGAGATATTATGTGAAAGAAGCagtagaaaaaattatcaaaattgctGCAGCTAATGGA gtaaaaaagttaataattggTCAAAATGGTATACTTTCAACTCCAGCTGTATCtactataataagaaaatataaaactttaggAGGAATTGTTCTCACAGCATCTCATAATCCTGGTGGACCAGATGCTGATTTtggtattaaatttaactgtGAAAATGGTGGTCCTGCTCCAGATTatgttacaaataaaatctatGACATTACTAAAGTGCTcaagaattataaaactatacctgatatatctatagatataagtaaaattcaaAGTACTATAATACAAGTGGAtggaaattcatttataatagatataatagattctgttaatgattatttggaacatatgaaaaatatttttgatttttctagtattaaaacattattacaaGGAAGTAATGATCGTCCTCCTTTTAAAGTTCTTATCAATGCAATGAATGGAG TTACTGGTCCATAtgtaaaacgaatatttagtGAATTAGGTGTTGATAATTCAAGCATTGTTAATGCCATTCCATTAGAAGATTTTGGTGGACTTCATCCTGATCCAAATTTGACATATGCTAAAGATTTAGTAAATGCTATGAAAAATGGTCCATATGATTTTGGTGCTGCTTTTGATGGGGATGGAGATAGAAATatg atATTAGGTAAAAAAGCTTTTTTTGTTACACCTTCTGATTCACTAGCTGTGTTAGCTGccaatttaaatacaataccatattttaaaaagactgGTATTAAAGGATATGCTAGATCTATGCCAACAGGTGCTGCTATAGATAGAGTTGCAGCTAAAAAtggcattaaattttatgaagtaCCCACAGGCTGGAAATATTTTg gaaATTTAATGGATGCTGGTTTTCTATCACTTTGTGGAGAGGAAAGTTTTGGTACTGGTTCAGATCATATTCGCGAAAAAGACGGAATATGGGCTTGTCTTGCATGGCTAAGTATAATTGCAAGTCTTGGAAAATCTGtagaagatatattattaaatcattggCAAATATAtggaaggaatttttttacaag atatgattatgaaaattgtGATTCTGAAGCAGCAAATAGAATGATGCAACATATTGAATCAGAAATACAAAAAcctgaatttataaattcaaaattaatatctgaaaataaagtatatattgtAAGATTAAGTgacaattattcttatatagatCCTGTTGATGGAAGTCAAGCTAGCAAACag gGATTAAGAATTCTATTTCAAGATGGTTCTCGTATAATTTACCGTTTATCTGGTACAGGAAGTTCTGGAGCTACTATTCGTGTATATGTTGATAGCTATGAAGATGATCCAAcatctttaaataaagatgCTCAAGAAATTCTTAAACCATTAGTTACtattgcattaaaaataagtaatttacgTGAATTTACTGGTCGTGATGCACCAACCGTgattacataa
- the LOC411897 gene encoding phosphoglucomutase isoform X1: MSNTVMSTIIETRIYDGQKPGTSGLRKAVQVFMQEHYTENFIQAILQALGDKLFGSTLVVGGDGRYYVKEAVEKIIKIAAANGVKKLIIGQNGILSTPAVSTIIRKYKTLGGIVLTASHNPGGPDADFGIKFNCENGGPAPDYVTNKIYDITKVLKNYKTIPDISIDISKIQSTIIQVDGNSFIIDIIDSVNDYLEHMKNIFDFSSIKTLLQGSNDRPPFKVLINAMNGVTGPYVKRIFSELGVDNSSIVNAIPLEDFGGLHPDPNLTYAKDLVNAMKNGPYDFGAAFDGDGDRNMILGKKAFFVTPSDSLAVLAANLNTIPYFKKTGIKGYARSMPTGAAIDRVAAKNGIKFYEVPTGWKYFGNLMDAGFLSLCGEESFGTGSDHIREKDGIWACLAWLSIIASLGKSVEDILLNHWQIYGRNFFTRYDYENCDSEAANRMMQHIESEIQKPEFINSKLISENKVYIVRLSDNYSYIDPVDGSQASKQGLRILFQDGSRIIYRLSGTGSSGATIRVYVDSYEDDPTSLNKDAQEILKPLVTIALKISNLREFTGRDAPTVIT, encoded by the exons atgTCAAATACTGTAATGAGCACAATTATAGAAACCCGAATATATGATGGACAAAAGCCGGGTACGTCCGGATTACGAAAAGCCGTACAGGTTTTCATGCAAGAACATtatacagaaaattttattcaagcaATATTACAAGCCCTTGGAGACAAATTATTTGGTAGTACATTAGTTGTGGGTGGTGATGGGAGATATTATGTGAAAGAAGCagtagaaaaaattatcaaaattgctGCAGCTAATGGA gtaaaaaagttaataattggTCAAAATGGTATACTTTCAACTCCAGCTGTATCtactataataagaaaatataaaactttaggAGGAATTGTTCTCACAGCATCTCATAATCCTGGTGGACCAGATGCTGATTTtggtattaaatttaactgtGAAAATGGTGGTCCTGCTCCAGATTatgttacaaataaaatctatGACATTACTAAAGTGCTcaagaattataaaactatacctgatatatctatagatataagtaaaattcaaAGTACTATAATACAAGTGGAtggaaattcatttataatagatataatagattctgttaatgattatttggaacatatgaaaaatatttttgatttttctagtattaaaacattattacaaGGAAGTAATGATCGTCCTCCTTTTAAAGTTCTTATCAATGCAATGAATGGAG TTACTGGTCCATAtgtaaaacgaatatttagtGAATTAGGTGTTGATAATTCAAGCATTGTTAATGCCATTCCATTAGAAGATTTTGGTGGACTTCATCCTGATCCAAATTTGACATATGCTAAAGATTTAGTAAATGCTATGAAAAATGGTCCATATGATTTTGGTGCTGCTTTTGATGGGGATGGAGATAGAAATatg atATTAGGTAAAAAAGCTTTTTTTGTTACACCTTCTGATTCACTAGCTGTGTTAGCTGccaatttaaatacaataccatattttaaaaagactgGTATTAAAGGATATGCTAGATCTATGCCAACAGGTGCTGCTATAGATAGAGTTGCAGCTAAAAAtggcattaaattttatgaagtaCCCACAGGCTGGAAATATTTTg gaaATTTAATGGATGCTGGTTTTCTATCACTTTGTGGAGAGGAAAGTTTTGGTACTGGTTCAGATCATATTCGCGAAAAAGACGGAATATGGGCTTGTCTTGCATGGCTAAGTATAATTGCAAGTCTTGGAAAATCTGtagaagatatattattaaatcattggCAAATATAtggaaggaatttttttacaag atatgattatgaaaattgtGATTCTGAAGCAGCAAATAGAATGATGCAACATATTGAATCAGAAATACAAAAAcctgaatttataaattcaaaattaatatctgaaaataaagtatatattgtAAGATTAAGTgacaattattcttatatagatCCTGTTGATGGAAGTCAAGCTAGCAAACag gGATTAAGAATTCTATTTCAAGATGGTTCTCGTATAATTTACCGTTTATCTGGTACAGGAAGTTCTGGAGCTACTATTCGTGTATATGTTGATAGCTATGAAGATGATCCAAcatctttaaataaagatgCTCAAGAAATTCTTAAACCATTAGTTACtattgcattaaaaataagtaatttacgTGAATTTACTGGTCGTGATGCACCAACCGTgattacataa
- the LOC411897 gene encoding phosphoglucomutase isoform X3 gives MSNTVMSTIIETRIYDGQKPGTSGLRKAVQVFMQEHYTENFIQAILQALGDKLFGSTLVVGGDGRYYVKEAVEKIIKIAAANGVKKLIIGQNGILSTPAVSTIIRKYKTLGGIVLTASHNPGGPDADFGIKFNCENGGPAPDYVTNKIYDITKVLKNYKTIPDISIDISKIQSTIIQVDGNSFIIDIIDSVNDYLEHMKNIFDFSSIKTLLQGSNDRPPFKVLINAMNGVTGPYVKRIFSELGVDNSSIVNAIPLEDFGGLHPDPNLTYAKDLVNAMKNGPYDFGAAFDGDGDRNMILGKKAFFVTPSDSLAVLAANLNTIPYFKKTGIKGYARSMPTGAAIDRVAAKNGIKFYEVPTGWKYFGNLMDAGFLSLCGEESFGTGSDHIREKDGIWACLAWLSIIASLGKSVEDILLNHWQIYGRNFFTRYDYENCDSEAANRMMQHIESEIQKPEFINSKLISENKVYIVRLSDNYSYIDPVDGSQASKQIIM, from the exons atgTCAAATACTGTAATGAGCACAATTATAGAAACCCGAATATATGATGGACAAAAGCCGGGTACGTCCGGATTACGAAAAGCCGTACAGGTTTTCATGCAAGAACATtatacagaaaattttattcaagcaATATTACAAGCCCTTGGAGACAAATTATTTGGTAGTACATTAGTTGTGGGTGGTGATGGGAGATATTATGTGAAAGAAGCagtagaaaaaattatcaaaattgctGCAGCTAATGGA gtaaaaaagttaataattggTCAAAATGGTATACTTTCAACTCCAGCTGTATCtactataataagaaaatataaaactttaggAGGAATTGTTCTCACAGCATCTCATAATCCTGGTGGACCAGATGCTGATTTtggtattaaatttaactgtGAAAATGGTGGTCCTGCTCCAGATTatgttacaaataaaatctatGACATTACTAAAGTGCTcaagaattataaaactatacctgatatatctatagatataagtaaaattcaaAGTACTATAATACAAGTGGAtggaaattcatttataatagatataatagattctgttaatgattatttggaacatatgaaaaatatttttgatttttctagtattaaaacattattacaaGGAAGTAATGATCGTCCTCCTTTTAAAGTTCTTATCAATGCAATGAATGGAG TTACTGGTCCATAtgtaaaacgaatatttagtGAATTAGGTGTTGATAATTCAAGCATTGTTAATGCCATTCCATTAGAAGATTTTGGTGGACTTCATCCTGATCCAAATTTGACATATGCTAAAGATTTAGTAAATGCTATGAAAAATGGTCCATATGATTTTGGTGCTGCTTTTGATGGGGATGGAGATAGAAATatg atATTAGGTAAAAAAGCTTTTTTTGTTACACCTTCTGATTCACTAGCTGTGTTAGCTGccaatttaaatacaataccatattttaaaaagactgGTATTAAAGGATATGCTAGATCTATGCCAACAGGTGCTGCTATAGATAGAGTTGCAGCTAAAAAtggcattaaattttatgaagtaCCCACAGGCTGGAAATATTTTg gaaATTTAATGGATGCTGGTTTTCTATCACTTTGTGGAGAGGAAAGTTTTGGTACTGGTTCAGATCATATTCGCGAAAAAGACGGAATATGGGCTTGTCTTGCATGGCTAAGTATAATTGCAAGTCTTGGAAAATCTGtagaagatatattattaaatcattggCAAATATAtggaaggaatttttttacaag atatgattatgaaaattgtGATTCTGAAGCAGCAAATAGAATGATGCAACATATTGAATCAGAAATACAAAAAcctgaatttataaattcaaaattaatatctgaaaataaagtatatattgtAAGATTAAGTgacaattattcttatatagatCCTGTTGATGGAAGTCAAGCTAGCAAACag attattatgtaa